The sequence TGTTCCGTCTTTAAAATCCACATGTAAAACAAATAGCACATTTTTTTTCCCATTTTCCAGGCACGCCAAAGAAACTAAGGCTTCCCGTTGCTTTTGAATGTTTTCATGAAGCGGCATCATTCCCATCTGATAATTCTCGTGCGGGTAGTATTCTGCTACTTTTTGTTGTTCGCTATTATCAACTTCGACTTTATCCCCGGCAATACCCGCCATGACATTACAACAAATTGCATGAATTTTTCCTTGCCGTACTGTCTCAAAATAAAAACTATATAGTCCAGAGGCGATTGTGGTGAAATGCTCGATATTAAATCCTCCGTTTTCCAAAAAAATACTCCGTTTGATAAAAACGCACCAGGCCCCTCCCGCGATCGCTTTTTTATTCTCACCTAAATAGTATTTCTGAGCAATCATATCTCGCGGCATAGCCAACTTTTGATACTCCAGGGGAATGAGAAGGTCCCGATCTCCATTTAACGGTGTAGCGGACGCAATGTGTTCTTCAGCATACGCGCATGCCTCCAGCCGTTCAATTTCGCTTGGCATTAATTGTATACCTGCCGCGACGATAAGAAAGTTCTCTTTGCTATGTTCAACAATATCATTGATGGCACACAAAACATTCTTGCCCGTCAATTTTTGGGTGCCCGGCACATCAAAATCGCCTATCACATAAATATTATGATCAGCCCCCAGACTGGCAACCGTTTTTTTTAATTGATTAATATTTTTGCATCCATGGATAAATATATTTTTTTTATTCATTACAATCATCCATTATTTCTTTTTCGAAAATATTCGTTTCAGTCCAATAGCTGGCGCAAGATATTTTCGCAGTCTTGCTATCTCAGCTTCCAACTCCTGAATTTTCCGCTCTTGTTCGTCCTCTAGACTATCGTTTTGTTTTTGATCTTCTTGATACCACTGATAAAAACTTTTTTCTGCTTTTACATCAAACGGATCCTGGTCTTTAAAATAATCTTTCAGATCTTCACGCATACGCAACAGGAAGCGTTGGTCCTTGGTGATCAGTTCGCCATTAGAAAATGTCGCGTATGCTGAAGGTCTCTTCCCAAGTTCCTGTTGCCCGTTTTCATTTTGCGCATCAATATACCAATTTCTCAGCTCCAACAACGCCGGATTATCTTTACCATATTTTTTTAACATGGCTTCCTGTGCGCCGGAATCAAATCCTGAAAAATGGTAGAACTGCAGAGGCTTTCCATTTACAAAGTAATTTTCTCCCTTTTTGGTCACGTCCCTATTACTTATATTCCATGTTGCTACGTTATAATTAGGTTCGCGCAGAATAAATACTCCATCAAAGACCGCCGGTGCCATATCAACCCAACGTTGATCCGTAAAAATACCGTTTGGAATATCATCGTAACAATACTCTACTAAACGATCTCTCCACCATTCTGCGAATTTCATACCGTTATCTGAATTACGTACCGCAACAAACCCAAGATTATATACGCCATGCATCAATGCGCACAGTTCATTATCCAGTATGCCTCTTGTCTCCTTTTCAGGGGCGGTTAAATGCGGGGTCAAAATAACATCATGCTCATTTAATAAGTTTTCCAATTCCTTTAAGTCATCATAAACTACAATATCAGGGTCCAAATATACAACTTTGTCCGATATTCCCTTATTTAAAAAATTCATCAAAGCCTGTCCCTTAACAGCAGTACATATCTCAACAACGGTATGAGTAAAAATCCACCATTTTATATTATCGACAGGCACATGTAAATCTTCTGCATAGACAACCTCATCAAACGGTTCTTTGTCAAGCTGAAAATTCTCTGGTAGAATATCGGAAACAACCAATGAAAAAAAGGAGTCCTTGCAATGCTGCTTTACAGATTTCGCCAAAACCCTGGCCTTTGGTAAATAATTGGTGGTTATACTGGTATAAAAATGCATGCTTCATTCCCTCGCTTTTGATAATCAATGATTTTTTTTAAATGGTTTTTGTATCGTATTTGCAAATTTCCACGATCGCGATTCATAAATCTCATTTAGTGTTTTAAGCGCTTCGTCATATTTCTGACAAATTTCCATATTCTTTGATAGCAAATCCATATTCTTTGATGCCAAATCCCGATATTGGTTTTCAACAGCCTCTAATGTTTCTTCCAAATTCTCTTTCTTGTAGAAAATTTTTTTATAATATTCATATGCCTCACTTGGTTCTATCGGGTGAAGCTCGAACTCAATCTCAAGATAGGATGCTTCTCCCAGATCTCCGGTAATCAGAAATACCGCATCTTGATTGTAAAATTTATAGTCATTAATACCGACGGTTAAATCATGATTAACGGGCGCTATTTCAACATTCGTTCCATCTGTTTCTATATCATACAGCCTGCATTCCAGTTGAATTCCCTGGCATATATTCCAACGTAGCTGTTTGATGTCAGGATACTGCCTCAATGAGAATTTCACTTTCTGTCTTGCGCCCGTTCTATCTAGTATGCTAAATTCCTTTTGTTTTTCTGAGAAACCACATCCTACATCAACATATAATTCACTATTATGAAAAAAACGCTCCTCAACATCCTGCCGTTTCAATAAATTGATTTCTTCGCATATCCTTTCCTTTTTGCTGATTATAAATACAAATTGATATACTGCAGCATTGTCACGATTTGCAATGGCACGCGCAACCTCTGCAGGCAGCAAAGTATAGTTGTTTTCAAATTCCCTCGAGGTATCCCCCACATCAGAATACACTGCATCGATCAGTACAGGTCGATATCCAGCCTCGCGTATTGTTTTTTGTAAGGTATCATAAGTAAACAAATGAATATGAGTATTATCCAATATTCCTGTTTGAGTATAATCAAACCGGTTATGCAATAAATTAACTAAAATATTACTATTGGCGATATTGGGAGTCGAAATTAATATCTCCCCGTCCTTTTCCAAATATTGTAAACATATCTCCAGCAAACATTTTGGGTTACGCAAATGCTCCAACAAATCCGCCATAATAATATAGTCATATTTTCGGTTTTGAAAAACGCCTTGCCACCCGTATTCTTCAATATCACCCAAATACCCGTCACGTGCAAAACGAGACGCTTGACTAAACCCCTCCGGATCTATCTCGACAATATCAATATAACAATCTTTTTCTTTGCTCAGATACTGCGTCATCCATCCGCCAGATGGTCCGAATTCCAAAACCTGACTTTTTTCTTTCACGCGCGATACAATCTTACCATAAATAGTATCCGGATTTTCTATATCTTGAGGCCTGTTATACTTCATCATGTTTCCTCCATACATGATCAAGAATCAAAATACCCTCTCCAACATAATCGGCATGCGCATAAAATTCCGCAATGCGGGTAATATACTCTAATGGCACATAGGCATTTTTTTCAAAAACTGCAGCGTCAAAATAGTAAGTTCCGCCTAACAAGTTAAAATTTGTATATTCAAGGTAAACGCTATTTTTTCCTATCCTATATGGCACAGGGAATTGGTCTATCATGGTATTGAGACCGCAAATATATTTATTATCAACACTATGGATAGCTATACCTACAGATATTTCAGGAATCGCGTCATTAAGCATTTCAAAATCAAGACGCGCATATACTTTCGATCCGAATTCTACAACGCTTATTTCTTCTAACCTCTCATTTAAAAGCGTAACCCCCAAAATATTACATTGTGGAATTTTTTTAGGCACAACATCCGATTGCTTATTAACATTTTGTATCTCCGCATCCGCGCCCTTTTGCTGTACCTTTTCGCTGCTTCCCCCATCCTCTTCCTGAATACTTTCCTCTGAGACAGGCGAAACAATTTCCTGTCCCAGCTCTCCTGCCGCTTCTACTTTTAAATAGTCCAGATAGGCATCCGTCACAACCGCAGTTTCTCCCTGACTCTGGATCATTCCATCCTTAAGCCATATTGTACGGTTGCAAAACTTTTTGATACTATGAATATCATGAGATACAAAAATAATCGTAACGCCTTTTTCACGAAACTCATCAAACTTTGCCATACATTTCAGTTGGAAATTAATATCGCCTACCGCCAGCGCCTCGTCCACGATCAGAATATCAGGATCTACGTTGATCGCTACCGCAAATGCCAACCTTACATACATCCCACTAGAGTACATTTTTACTGGTTGATTAATGTATTCCCCAATATCAGCAAACTCTATGATTTGCGGCATTCGCGCTTCCATATCGCTACGTGAAAATCCCATTATACTACCATTTAGATATACATTTTCTATTCCAGTATATTCCGGATTAAAACCTGCTCCTAATTCCAAAAGAGCAGCAATGCGACCTTCTAATTCTAATTTTCCGGATGTCGGTGTCAATACCCCTGTTAATATTTTTAATAAGGTCGACTTGCCTGAACCATTTTTTCCTATCACTCCAATAAATTCACCTTGCTGAACGTCAAAACTTACGTGGTTCAACGCCATGAACTCTTTCGACCGTTTCTTTTTAGATAAATGAAAAGTCTCGATAAATCGATCCTTTTTATTATTATATAACAGGTATTTCTTTGTTATATCTTCTACACGTACTACTGTTTTACTCATATAAAAATTCCCTTACAGCACATCTGCGAAATGTGGTCTCATTTTTTTGTAAACAATAATTCCTACAATAAAAAGAACTAATGTCAAAATCCAAAAATATAAAGTATCCATCGGTTTTTCCCAAAACCATTTATAATCAACAAAACAATCTCGATACCCTGTACAAATATAATACATGGGATTCAATTTCAATATAGTAACAACAAATGGATTCATTGTATTCGGATTCCAGAATATCGGCACCATCCAAAACCCAATTTGTGTGACTACAATAATGATATTACGCAAATCAGAAAAAAATACTGCTAAGGCCGAAACTAACCATGCCAGTCCTAGATTCAAAACCACCAGGCACACCAGATAATAAATAACCTGTATATTATATATGCTGGCTGGAAATCCATATAGCGCAAACATAAGAAAGGTGAATCCGATAAAAAAGAAATGAACGAATAACCCTGACAATGTCTTTACCGGCGGCAGAATATTAATAGGAAATTTAACCTTTTTCACCAGGAAATTATAATCGTAAAGTGTATTTGTCGTTGCCATCAATGTTTCAGAAAAATAGTTCCATGCCGTAAACGCAGGAATAAACCATAAAATAAATGGAAAATCATTAACCGGCGGCGATTTGAACCCTAACTGAAACACAAACCAAAACAACAATATCGTCACTAACGGCAGCGCAAAGCCCCAAAACACACCAAAAAAAGAACCTGCATATTTTGACTTGAAATCATTTTTTGCAAGTCCTAACATCAATTTCTTATTTTCAAACAATTCCGAAAAAAAATCTCGGATTTTCGCTGTTTTATTCAAGATTTTTACCTCCGCTCAACATATGTATTCTACAGTATTTGATTTCGTTCGTCAACTTCGCCTCATTTCACCGGATAGTCCATGAATGAAAAAACGCCATGCAAATTACATTATTACATGACGCTTTCAGACATCTATTATTTTTAGTCAACTATTTGAACTTCATTTGCAGAAATAATAGGCATTTCCATCTCTTTCCCTTCAGGGTCTGTGCTATTACTAATATCCACCAAAGTTCCTGTTACTTTTATCTTATCTTTTGCTTGCAGCACAATTTTCTGTTCTTCATCAAGTATTGTAAGAACTGCCGGCATTGCTTCATCACCATTCAGTAGCGCATTAAACATAAGCATTCCCGCATTATTACTGGGTGTTCCATAGACCGTCATTTCTATTTCTTTCAGATTGGTTCCTTTACTATTTTCAGGATCACGAAACGCATTTTCTAATTCCTGCCCAATTGCAATCTTCGCGTCCTCTGATATGACCGTTCCAGTTTCGGGATTCTGCCCCAAGTCCAGTTGTTCATCTGAAGGAACAGCATCTGCTGAACGCGATTCTGCATATCCATCGCTGATTGATGGACTTGCTTCCATCTCTGCATTATATGTTGCATCCTGGTTGCCGCCGCCTGCCGCACACCCCATAAGCAGCATTAACAAACCAACTATTACTAAAGTCAGACTCAAAATTCTTTTCATGCATTGCTCCATTTCTATCCAAATTACTTTGCATACATTGTACAGCCAATCAATTCAATATACTCTCCATAATTGATTTGTACAATCGTTTCTTCCAGCAACTCATTCATAGCTGTTTCGCTATCCCATTGCCCGAATATACGGTATTTACCCGCCCCCTCTGCGGGCCTTACGATATATTCTCCCGGCGGCATATCTTTTCCCGCCTTATACATTCCTTGCGAATATCCATCATCTATTGGCTGTTGCGCACCGAACTGATCTGCCGGAAACACCATTCCTTTTTGTAAAATCAACCATTGTCCATCCTCAACTTGAATATAGCAGGAATTATAAAATTCCTTACTGAAAATAACATCTTCGGCATTTTCATCCATGGAAATAATCACTTTTGCGCTTTGTTGGGGCGTCTCAGAAAATATTATGTATTCTCCCGCGGGATAATTTTCTCCCACTTTCCATTTGCTTGTATCTTGAAAATACTCTTTGTCATTTTCATCCACTAACGGTTTATGATTATCATTCGGCATAGCCGATATATCGGCAGACGCAACTTCATCTGCTATAGCGGACGACTCCTGTGATGATGTCACAGGAGTCGTGCTTTCACACCCCGATAGCGTAATCAATGTCGTAACGCCTAATACAATGGTACATATTCTTATGAACAGTTTCCTCATGCTTATACTCCACATTTTTAGTAACTTGTATTCAGAATCCCATTTAATTTTGTAATAATCTTCTGGTCATATCCTGAATCACCTGCAGCCCATGTTCCGTTTAAGCCTTCTACCGTGGCTGAAAGCCCTCTAATCCATTCAGCCCAACGCGGATCAACATTCGCCATACCTGTCGGTAGCGAATCTACGCTGGCATAACAATACAAATGCTGCACGTGAGCCATAATACCTGTCTCTATCGAAGCGAATGAATTCCCCGGCACACCGCCTGTTGCACCTAAGCCCGCAAAATTATGTTGTGCAACATTTACATCGCCAGTAAATTTTAAATAATTCGTTTCATGGCACATCTGTGCAAATGCCACCTCTGTTTTAATATTCAAACCTGAATATTGACAAATTTGAACATACAACTCACAGAATCTATACAGATCCACACCTTCGGCAACATAGAGTTGCGGATAACTTTCTAAGCCCACGGTATTCACATAATAGTTATATAACTGCTGTGCATTTGTCTGGGATGTCCCTTGTATCTTGTGCTGCCCTTGTGAAACCGCTTCTGCTTTCACATTAAAAGTCGTCCCTCCGATAAAGCCTCTGTTCCCTCTGTTATCTGTGGCATACACATCCATATTGTACTTACCTATACGACCATTAAGAACATTCCCTATAGCGGTCCATGTCGTGCCATCTTCGCTAACTTGCCCGTCATACCATTTAAGATCAGCCTGACCTCCGTTCGCGCTCCAAACAGCAAACTCTACGTTCTTTACACCGCTCTTATCCTGTACTCCATATGCATGCATATAGAAATCAGCGGTTACAATATCCTGTTCAGCCGTTCCAACCTTTGTTGCAGTCGGCGGGGCCGTATCAGTAATGACCCTTATGCTCGTTGTTCCGATACAGCCTTCCAGCCCTTGATTGTTCGTCGCATAAACGTGTATTTGGTAGATACCGGATTCCCAATTATGGTTTTTGATGGATATATCTGCTTTCCAGTTCTCCCCTTCAAAATTCACTCCATCATACCAAACCAAATCATTTTGGTTAGATACTTCGCTCCAGACCGCAAAGCGAACATTTTTAACACCGGTTTCCGTATCTGTAACATTATAAGCAAATGCGTTGAACTCCGTATCTTCAGTGCTGGAGACGCTTGGCGCTACGGCTGTAGCTTTTGGCGGAGTCGTATCTTTTAATATCTCTCGTCTTACAGTGCCGATACATGCACGATTTCCTGATCGATCCTGTGCATAGACATGCAGCTGATAAGCTCCTGGCTTACCGCCGAAATCCTCTTTCAAATCAATATCTATCGTCCAATTACCATCATTACCTTGTGCCAGATCGTACCATTTCAAATCCGCTTGATTGGACGCTTCGCTCCATACCGCAACCTGAACATTCGCTACCCCTGTTTTATCATCAGTAACATTCGCGGTCATTGAAAATAGCGTGTTGTAAGAAGATGGGCTAACGTCCGTAAGTTTTCCTGTAGGGGGAATCGTATCCTTGAAATCCATAACTACCCTTGTCGTCCCCACACATGCCGTTAATCCCTGAGTGTTGGTCGCATAAACATGTACTTGGTAAGCGCCGCTTTGATTATTATGGTCTTTTGCGAAAATATTCGCATACCATACGCCTTCGCCCGACCGTATCCCATCATACCATTTAAGGTCAGCTTGATTCGACGCCTCACTCCACACAGCAAACCTCACGTTCTTTATTCCGCTTTCATCATCCCGAAGATTATATGTTTCTACGCTAAAATACGGATTAACCGTTGGGCTGCCGCTAGTAAATATATTGTCCGCAATCGGCGCTGTCTTATCTTGCTGTATAACAAGACGTGTTGTCCCTACACATCCGGTATTGCCCGCACTATCTGTTGCATAAACGTGCATCTGGTAGGCGCCGATTTTGCCACCAAATTCTTTTGACATATCAATATCCAGCGTCCATGTATTACTACCGTCCTGCTTTAAATTATACCATTTCAAATCTGCCTGATTGGACGCCTCGCTCCACACCGCCACTCGCGCAGACGCTACGCCGCTCTTATCATCGGTAATTCCTGCCGCGAGAGAAATTTGGGACTTATATGTCGGGTTCTCACTTAATGTAATACCTGTTCCTTTAGGCGGAACAGTATCCTTAAAGTCCATAACTACACGTGTTGTTCCCACGCATCCTTCATTCCCCAGTGTATCTGTCGCGTAGACATGTACCTGATACGCACCTGCCACGTTGCCAAAATCCTTGGCAAATACATTTGCATACCAATCATCGCCATCATTACCCTTAATACCTGGAATCCATTTCAAATCCGCTTGATTGGACGCTTCGCTCCACACTGCAAATCTAACGTTCTTTATTCCGTTTGCATCTTTGAGCTTGTAAGTTTGCACACTAAAATATGGATTAACCGTTGGGCTGCCGCTCGTAAAGATAGCCGATGCCGTGGGCGCCGTGGTGTCCTTGAGAATTACTAATCTCGCAGTTCCTATACATCCCGTATTTCCGGCATTATCCGTTGCATAAATATGAGCTTGATAGGCGCCAGGTTTACCAGCAAATTCTTTCAGCATATCAATATCTATCGTCCAATTATTGCCTCCTGCCTGCTTTAGATCATACCATTTCAAATCTGCCTGATTGGACGCTTCACTCCATATAGCGACTTTAGCGGACGCTACCCCGCTATCATCGTCTGTAATACCCGTTGTCAGGGTAAACTTCGTCTGGGATGTCGGGTTTTCGCTCGTGCTGATACCAAGTCCTTTAGGCGGCGTATAATCCGTAGAACCTATGGTTACTCTTGTCGTTCCAATACATCCTTCGTTCCCCTGGTTATCCATCGCATAAACATGAACTTGATAAGGGCCCACCGCATTATTATGGTTAACGGCATTAATATCCGCATACCATATTCCGTCTTTCAGTATCCCATCATACCACTTTAAATCAGCTTGATTCGATGCCTCGCTCCATGCAGCAAAACGGACCTTTTTTACGCCGCTTAAAATATCCTTAACGCCTATGGCTTCCGCCCTGAAATAATTGTTATTGGTTACAAGATCTGATGTACGTATGCCCTCCGCAGTCGGCGGCGCCGAATCTTTCAACAAAGTATAGGTGCAAGTAAACAATTGTCCTGTATTTCCCCATTTATCTGTCGCACTAAGCTCAACAATATATTTTCCCGCATAACATTGAAAATCAGTATATGCATCAAAATACAAATGCCACCAATCATTCCCGTAATTAGACGCCTGATATATTTTCGCGCTTCCTTTTCCTAACGTTTCCGGATATACGGTATATTGCGCGCTTACTACCCCGCTTACATCATATATTTGCGACGACATGGAAAATTGCGGTACGTATGTCAACGTATCGGAACTAGTAGCTGCCAATAATACCGGCGGATCATTTTCACGTGTATGCGTCGCGGCATATTGCAAAACAGCTGTCGTTATTTTATTAGCTAACGTTTGTTGATTTTCGGCCTTTTGTATTTCGACAAGATCACCTGCGTTGGTCATAAAACCAGCTTCGATCAAAACGGACGGGACGCCTGAATACTTAGTAATTGAATTCTTTTCTTCAGTCTTAATAGAAGGACTCCTTGGCGTCAAATAAAATCCACTTCTGAACTGGGTATCTAATAACTTCGCAAATACCGCGGAATCACTGATGGTCGCTTCCGTTTTATTATAGGTCCCAGTCAATGTCTGAGAATAATATATCTCATATCCCTTTGGGCTGCTCGGATATCCACTTCCGCTATCATTATGGTGCAAGGTCATTACTAAATCAGGAACTCTGGTAATTTCCGGCCGATACACCCAAGGCGTATTAATCGCCGGTAACAGCTCCATTTGAAAGTCGTATTGTTTTCCGCCATATGAGTTATTTGGATTGGGATCACCGGGAATAATATAAGGGATATCGTTAGGGAGGGTAGTTAATTTATTTGTGAGATAAACCGTTATTCCCTGCGCCTGTAGTG comes from Christensenellaceae bacterium and encodes:
- the tagH gene encoding teichoic acid ABC transporter ATP-binding protein, whose protein sequence is MSKTVVRVEDITKKYLLYNNKKDRFIETFHLSKKKRSKEFMALNHVSFDVQQGEFIGVIGKNGSGKSTLLKILTGVLTPTSGKLELEGRIAALLELGAGFNPEYTGIENVYLNGSIMGFSRSDMEARMPQIIEFADIGEYINQPVKMYSSGMYVRLAFAVAINVDPDILIVDEALAVGDINFQLKCMAKFDEFREKGVTIIFVSHDIHSIKKFCNRTIWLKDGMIQSQGETAVVTDAYLDYLKVEAAGELGQEIVSPVSEESIQEEDGGSSEKVQQKGADAEIQNVNKQSDVVPKKIPQCNILGVTLLNERLEEISVVEFGSKVYARLDFEMLNDAIPEISVGIAIHSVDNKYICGLNTMIDQFPVPYRIGKNSVYLEYTNFNLLGGTYYFDAAVFEKNAYVPLEYITRIAEFYAHADYVGEGILILDHVWRKHDEV
- the tagG gene encoding transport permease protein; protein product: MNKTAKIRDFFSELFENKKLMLGLAKNDFKSKYAGSFFGVFWGFALPLVTILLFWFVFQLGFKSPPVNDFPFILWFIPAFTAWNYFSETLMATTNTLYDYNFLVKKVKFPINILPPVKTLSGLFVHFFFIGFTFLMFALYGFPASIYNIQVIYYLVCLVVLNLGLAWLVSALAVFFSDLRNIIIVVTQIGFWMVPIFWNPNTMNPFVVTILKLNPMYYICTGYRDCFVDYKWFWEKPMDTLYFWILTLVLFIVGIIVYKKMRPHFADVL